The proteins below come from a single Danio aesculapii chromosome 23, fDanAes4.1, whole genome shotgun sequence genomic window:
- the nsfl1c gene encoding NSFL1 cofactor p47 isoform X1 → MADREEAVREFVAVTDVDEERARFFLESAGWDLQLALANFFEDGGDDDIATLPQPESGPVTRPTGPSEHRVTSFRDLMHEDEDESGDEEGQRFFAGGSERSGQQIVGPPKKKNSNELIEDLFKGAKEHGAVPVDKAGKGLGESSKSKPFGGGGYRLGAAPEEESTYVAGARRQSGSSQDQVHVVLKLWKTGFSLDEGELRTYSDPENALFLESIRRGEIPLELRQRFRGGQVNLDMEDHRDEDFSKPRLAFKAFTGEGQKLGSATPELVSLQRSPQDQAASEAEASASISVDTSQPITSIQIRLADGGRLVQKFNHTHRVSDVRQFVASARPALAATEFVLMTTFPNKELTDESLTLKEANLLNAVIVQRLK, encoded by the exons ATGGCGGATCGGGAAGAAGCGGTGAGGGAATTCGTCGCTGTTACTGATGTTGATGAAGAGAGGGCCCGGTTCTTTCTCGAGTCCGCCGGCTGGGACCTGCAG CTTGCTCTTGCTAATTtctttgaagatggaggagatgATGATATTGCCACTCTTCCTCAGCCAGAGTCTGGACCTGTCACTCGACCCACAGGGCCCAG CGAACACAGAGTGACGTCCTTCAGAGATCTGATGCATGAGGATGAAGATGAGAGTGGTGATGAGGAAGGCCAGAG GTTTTTTGCCGGTGGCTCAGAACGCAGTGGCCAGCAGATTGTTGGTCCTCCCAAAAAGAAGAACTCAAATGAGCTGATTGAGGACTTGTTTAAAGGGGCTAAGGAGCATGGGGCTGTTCCTGTTGACAAAGCTGGCAAAGGACTTGGCGAATCCAGCAAGTCCAAG CCGTTTGGTGGTGGTGGTTATCGATTGGGTGCAGCACCAGAAGAGGAGTCGACTTATGTGGCAGGAGCCAGGAGGCAGTCTGGAAGTTCACAAGAT CAGGTGCATGTGGTGCTGAAGCTCTGGAAGACCGGCTTTAGTCTTGATGAAGGAGAACTGAGGACCTACAGTGATCCTGAGAACGCTCTCTTCCTGGAGTCCATCCGCAGAGG GGAGATTCCTCTGGAATTGAGGCAGCGCTTCAGAGGTGGGCAGGTAAACCTAGACATGGAGGACCATCGGGATGAAGACTTCTCCAAACCCAGACTTGCTTTCAAAGCCTTTACTGGAGAGGGACAGAAACTTGGCAG TGCCACTCCAGAGCTGGTGTCTCTTCAGAGAAGCCCACAGGACCAGGCTGCCAGTGAAGCAGAGGCCAGTGCTTCCATCAGCGTGGACACCTCTCAACCAATCACCAGCATCCAGATCAGACTGGCTGACGGAGGACGGCTGGTGCAAAAGTTCAACCACACCCACAG GGTGTCTGATGTGCGTCAGTTTGTGGCTAGCGCTCGACCTGCATTAGCCGCCACCGAGTTCGTTCTCATGACCACCTTCCCCAACAAGGAGCTGACGGACGAGAGCCTCACGCTGAAGGAAGCAAACCTGCTGAACGCCGTCATCGTGCAGCGACTAAAGTGA
- the nsfl1c gene encoding NSFL1 cofactor p47 isoform X2, with amino-acid sequence MADREEAVREFVAVTDVDEERARFFLESAGWDLQLALANFFEDGGDDDIATLPQPESGPVTRPTGPSEHRVTSFRDLMHEDEDESGDEEGQRFFAGGSERSGQQIVGPPKKKNSNELIEDLFKGAKEHGAVPVDKAGKGLGESSKSKPFGGGGYRLGAAPEEESTYVAGARRQSGSSQDVHVVLKLWKTGFSLDEGELRTYSDPENALFLESIRRGEIPLELRQRFRGGQVNLDMEDHRDEDFSKPRLAFKAFTGEGQKLGSATPELVSLQRSPQDQAASEAEASASISVDTSQPITSIQIRLADGGRLVQKFNHTHRVSDVRQFVASARPALAATEFVLMTTFPNKELTDESLTLKEANLLNAVIVQRLK; translated from the exons ATGGCGGATCGGGAAGAAGCGGTGAGGGAATTCGTCGCTGTTACTGATGTTGATGAAGAGAGGGCCCGGTTCTTTCTCGAGTCCGCCGGCTGGGACCTGCAG CTTGCTCTTGCTAATTtctttgaagatggaggagatgATGATATTGCCACTCTTCCTCAGCCAGAGTCTGGACCTGTCACTCGACCCACAGGGCCCAG CGAACACAGAGTGACGTCCTTCAGAGATCTGATGCATGAGGATGAAGATGAGAGTGGTGATGAGGAAGGCCAGAG GTTTTTTGCCGGTGGCTCAGAACGCAGTGGCCAGCAGATTGTTGGTCCTCCCAAAAAGAAGAACTCAAATGAGCTGATTGAGGACTTGTTTAAAGGGGCTAAGGAGCATGGGGCTGTTCCTGTTGACAAAGCTGGCAAAGGACTTGGCGAATCCAGCAAGTCCAAG CCGTTTGGTGGTGGTGGTTATCGATTGGGTGCAGCACCAGAAGAGGAGTCGACTTATGTGGCAGGAGCCAGGAGGCAGTCTGGAAGTTCACAAGAT GTGCATGTGGTGCTGAAGCTCTGGAAGACCGGCTTTAGTCTTGATGAAGGAGAACTGAGGACCTACAGTGATCCTGAGAACGCTCTCTTCCTGGAGTCCATCCGCAGAGG GGAGATTCCTCTGGAATTGAGGCAGCGCTTCAGAGGTGGGCAGGTAAACCTAGACATGGAGGACCATCGGGATGAAGACTTCTCCAAACCCAGACTTGCTTTCAAAGCCTTTACTGGAGAGGGACAGAAACTTGGCAG TGCCACTCCAGAGCTGGTGTCTCTTCAGAGAAGCCCACAGGACCAGGCTGCCAGTGAAGCAGAGGCCAGTGCTTCCATCAGCGTGGACACCTCTCAACCAATCACCAGCATCCAGATCAGACTGGCTGACGGAGGACGGCTGGTGCAAAAGTTCAACCACACCCACAG GGTGTCTGATGTGCGTCAGTTTGTGGCTAGCGCTCGACCTGCATTAGCCGCCACCGAGTTCGTTCTCATGACCACCTTCCCCAACAAGGAGCTGACGGACGAGAGCCTCACGCTGAAGGAAGCAAACCTGCTGAACGCCGTCATCGTGCAGCGACTAAAGTGA